The genomic window ACGATGGTTTCTGCGCAGTCTCTTCGAGGCGTCACAGTCGGCGCCCCCTTCATGCCGGTGAGTGCGGCGGGGTGGGGGCCAGGTGGCTATTCGGAGGGCGAGCAGTTGCAGCCGGGCGCAAGCCTGACCGTCGAGGTTCCGCTCTCGCCGTTTGGCACCGAATCAGCCGCCCCCAGTGGTTTCGTCGTCTTCGTCGGCAGGAAATTGCCGCACGGGGATAAGTCGATGGATCCCACGGGCCGTGCGTGGATTGGGGAAACCAGAACGGCTCACGCCGACGCTTCTGGAGCGCCCGCCGGCCGGGCGTGGCTTGAAGACAATCCCCTCTTCACGAGAGCCTTCCTCGCGCTGCTTTCTCAGGGGCAACTGTCGGCAAGCTCTCCTTTCTGACTCACAGACCCGCCGCTGATGCACTACATCGCCCAGGAATGGGTCGACCTACGCATGTCGCACACCGCGATCGCGGGCCCGGCGCACCCTGACCGCATCCGACACTTCCCACTGCTCTAGAGGCGGCTAAGCCACCGCGCCGCTATTACGAGCGCGAGGCACGTTGCAACGATCAAGAGAAACCGGAACACCCTGCGCATCGAGGGCATTCTGGGCGAACTAGCGTGGCTGTGCAAACGACACAATCATTCCCGCGCCTGGCGAGGTGAGTGTTCGGTCTCCCGGTCATGCACGCGATCGATCCCGCTCTCCGCCGACGCGAGGATGATCGCGCGCACGTCGTGGCCGCCGATCGCGGATCGGCTCCTGTCGCTGTTCGTTCTGCACAACGGCGTTAGCTGCCGAGTACCACACTGCGCGGGGGCGGGATCGTCAGCGTTGTCCCGCACTTGATGCACACGTAGAACAACGGAATGTTCGTCGGCGTGGTCCCGCCGACGTTCTGAAGCTTCATGCCGCCGGAGGCCCCGCAGTCGAGGCAATCGCGCTCGACGACGGGCCGATCCCTATCCGGCATGGCTGGACCATATCAGCCGATCATGAACCGGCGATGACGGCAGAAACCGGCGCGGGCCGCCCGCCTCGAATCCACGGCTCGGGTCCCGTCCCGCACTGTCGCCGGCCTCGCTGGAGCGCCGGTCGTGATGATCAGCCCGAAATGGCCGCCCAAATCATCCGAAGCGAGCTTCCACACGAGCGGCTGCCGGCCCCGCGAAAGCGGCTCTCGGGTTCCTCCCGGTCACAAGGACCGGCGTCGCCCGGAGCGTTCGCTACCGTTGCGCCTTCCGCTTCCGCACATCGGAGAGGTGCCCGATGTCAGACAAGAAATCCGGCTTCACCTAGAACGGCTCGCAGCGAACCACCCGCCGTCGATGGCAGCGCTGCTCCAGGTCACCGCCGCTTTCTGCGCGCCCGGTCCACCATCACGAGCACGCCGCTGCCGAGCAGCGTCAGCGTGGCCGGCTCCGGCGTGGGACTCGCGGCTGGGTCGGCGAAGGCGTAGCTCACTGACGTACCGGCCATCATGCCCGCGCGCGGCACGAGGCCAAGCGAGGCGGTACCGCGGCCCTCGACGGGAATGGTAAACAGCAGGCTTCCCGGTGAAAACGGATTCGACGCATCTCCCTGGAACAACGACAGCGATCCGTCCATCGTGAACGGCGTGTCGAAGCCGACCGAATCCGCACTCGTCACGGTGCCCGGAGTTGCGGAGAAATTGAGCGTGCCGGACAGGAACACGCCGCTGTAGGTGACGCCGTTCACTGTCTGCTCGAACGGCCCGGTGCGAAACGGATTGGCGGACACAGTGAGCGTGTTGCTCAGATTGATCGGGTCGCCCGGCTGGACGAAGCTGCCACCCGTCTGGCTGAACGTAATGCCGCCAAGCGAGGTCCGGGCGCCGGTGAGGTCCCACCCGAATGGCGGATCCAAGCCGGTCCACACGGCTGGCAACCAAACGCCGCCACCCGTAATGACGATGGGATCGGCGAAAGCAGCGGTCCCGGTAAACATCACCGCAGCGGCGGCGAGGGAGACGAGGACCCCGCGCGAACGGAACAAATGGAGCCGCGCCAACCACACTCTGCCCATACCGCTGACCCTCCCACGGTCGTGGGGTCATGCCTGCAATTCAACCGCCACGGTCCAGCGCCTCAACCTCTGTCGCAATCCGCTGTCGAAGCCGAGTTGAGCGACCGCCGGGAGGTAGGCTCATGCGTCCACTCGGTTGCGCATGCGTGCCGACGGTCGGTTTCGTCTCCGCCGCTGCGGTGTCTCCATCCGCAGTTGCCTCGACGAACCAGACTATGGAAACGGCAACGCAGTCCTACATGCGTTGGCAACCACGGCCCAGACGACGAAGTGAATCGACGAGCTGGTCCTCCGCACATGGTCAGACGATTCGATATCCTCCCGGCGACCAAGAGCCGAACAACCTCGGCGAACACCAGGTGCTCCGATACCCCTCTGTCAATGGGAAGATGCGGGGAAGTATGTGATGGTCCGGAACAGATTGCCGGCGTACTGGTAGTCGTAGGCGTCTTCCGGCGCGTTTTCCCGCCTGACGAATCGCGAGGTCCAATTCTGATGTGCGTCGAGCGTGTAGGTGTAGTGCATTCTCGGGTAGGGCGGCTTCGCGTCGTGGCGCCGGTCTTCCTCGACGACGACCAGACCGCGGGTGTCCCGGGTATAAATCGTCGCGTCCAACAGCGCGCCATCGCTCCCGAGCGAGTCGGATTCGATCTGGCGATCGGCGGCGTCGTACTTCATGCGCTCGAAGATGTCGGGCGGGCCGCCAGCCGTGTCCTTGTACCATGCCCGGCGCCCGACGAGGTTGTCGTGCGCGTCGTAGACGAACCGCTCGAGCGCCGATCCCATCTCTGATCGGAACAGCGTCTCGTCATGGCCGCGACGCTCCGGCCTGCGTTCGCGGACGAAGGCGCCCGTGTATTCGCGGCTGACGACGAGGTTGCCGGCGGCGTCGTATTCGACCACGCCGAGTTCCCGCTCCTCGATCGCGCCGTCAGCGTTCCTGTGATTGGCCTGCCAGCGTGTCGCGACCGTCCGCACCGGTCCGACCAATTCGTCTCGCGCGCGGTCGGTTTTCGTCGGCAGCGGGGCCGCGAACGCCGACACGGCGACGACCCACACCAGCCACGGCAAGCGCGTCATCGCGGCACCCTGTTGACGATCATCCCCTTCCACCGCGCCTATGGTCAGCCGCTCTGGAACTCGTGTGCGCGAGTTGACCTGACTTGGACTACAATCCCCGCGCCCTCGCCTCAGCCCATCATAAGCGGAGTCACCAATGCCTATCGAAGCGACCGTCGTCGGCGCCCAAGAAGATAAGGCCGCCGCGATCATCAGTTACCTGACCTTACTCGGGTTCGTTGTCGCTCTGGTGTTGAACAACAGCAAGAAGACACCGCTCGGCGCCTACCACTTGCGTCAGACGCTCGGGTTGTGGCTGACCGCCATGGCGTGCGGGGTCGGCCAGATCGTCCTGGTCTTCATTCCGATCCTTGGCTGGCTGGCGATTTTCGCCATGTGGGGCACGCTGTTCGTGTGCTGGCTGATGGGATTGCTGGCCGCCATCAAAGGGCAGATGACGCCGATGCCGCTCGTCGGCGGCTTCTATCAAGACAAGCTCGGAACGACGTTCGACTAAAATTGCGCGGCGCGGGCGATGAGACTACGGATGCGGAGCTCTGGCCAAGGGTCCGCCGGCATCGCTGGACGACGCGGTCGAATCCGGCCCGATGGTCAGCATGAATTCGAATAGCTGTATCGGCGCGTAGCGCGCCGCCATCGCCGAGCCGGCTCGTTCCGCGGCATAGTTGCGGAATACCCTGACTCGATATATCTCGGGAGCGAGGGTGCCGCGGCGGCGGTGATCGTAGAAAGCGACTCGATAGGCATGCGCATAGCCCGGCGCCCCGGGCTGATGATATGCGGTCAGATCACCTGCGAAGATCATCTCCCGCCGCCAGCGGAGGCTGTTGCCGAAGTACAACAGGTCGCTTCGCAGATATCCGAGACGTTCGCCTTCGAACCCCTCGAACGGAACCAACGTCTCGAGCCCTCGGTCGATCCGCGTCAGGACGGACCACCGGTCGCCCATGGTCAAATCCGTGGTGTTGAACACGTTTGGCGCAACCAACCCGGCGTAGTACAGCACGGGGTCGCCGATCCACGCCGGCAGAGAGCGGCCAATCGTCGCTCCGAGGATCGCATTGGTGAAGAACAACAGCGAGAGCACACCATAGCCCGCGGTGTAGACAATGGCCGAGAAGCCAAGGTCGTCCGGCTGCTGCGATCGGCGCTCCGAAACCACCCTGGCGTCGGCGGACGCGAACCATCGGGCCGGGACGAAGATCACACCCCACAGCGCGAATTCGACGAACGGCAGCAGCGTCAGCTGCAAATCAAAGACTGAGCCCAGGATGAATATCCAGCCCCAGACGCGGACGAAGACTGCGCCCCATCGCGTGAAGACCAGGGGAATCATCGCTATCTGAAACAGTGTCTGTGCCGAGCCGACGAACATCGAGAGCGCTCGCAGCGTGCCAGGACTGGCGCGTTCCCACGCGCGAAACGCACTGTAGAACTCGCTCAGGTAGCTGTTGATGAACATGACCTCCGTCGTACGGCCCTGGACCCAGTACGGATCGCGCACGTGATAGAGCACCGCCTGGAAGCTCCAGCCCGCGTACGCAAGAAACAGAATCAGATAGACCGCTCGAAACTCGGCCGGCGACGGCGGCTGGCGCAGCCGGGGATGCACCGACAGTCTTCCGCTGTCCAACACGGCGATGCCCCCGAGAATCGGGACGAGGAGCATCGGTCCAAGATTGTAGGTGCCGGTCCAGATGGAGTACGCGGCGTGGGTCAGCATCAAGAGCGCCGCAGAGGTTCTGGGGAAGACGCCAAACACAAGTCCCCAGGAGAGAGCGAACTGCATCCAGCCACCGATCGCTTCGAGCGATCCGGGGTGCCCCATGACGACCGTCGGGTCGAAGTAGTACGCGGCGTCCCATGCGACGCTGCCGCTGCGCCAGGCCAGGAGAAGCCCGACGACGACGCGCAGCACGGCGACCTTGCGGGCTTCGGCTTCCGTGTCGGTGATTCGCGCGAATCCGGCGTGGTCGAGCGCTTTGGAAAGAAGGTTATCCGTGAAACTCCCCCTTTACGGTATCGGCACAGGATAGTGCGTTTCCCATTCGCGCCGGTCGCCGTTACGTCACGGCGCCAGTGCACATTCTGGGCATTGCGGGCGCCGGTTCCTGCCAATCCGGGCGGTCGGGCGCATAATGCGTCCTGGAGGCTTCATGAGACGGACTGGTTACGGATTCATTCTCGCTGGACTGATGGCATTCGGGGTCCCGCTGCTCGCACAGAAACCCGCCAACGCGCCGGCGACCGCCACGGCACAATGCACGGATGGCACCTTCTCGACAGCCAAAACCGAGCAGAACGCGTGCTCGAAGCACGGCGGGGTAAAGACGTGGTTCGGCCCAGCGGCGGCTGCGGTCAAGGACACGAAGAAGGGGGCCACCGAGACGAAGAACGCCGACAAGACGGCGGCCAAGACGATCGAGACGTCGAAGGCCGCGGCCGCGACGAGCACCGGCGCCGCGACGGGTGCGGGCCCCAAGGGTTCCACCGGCCAGTGCACCGACGGCAGCTATACCAAGGCGAAGACGCAGACGGGCGCCTGTTCGCAGCACGGCGGCGTCAAGACGTGGTTCGCGGCGGCAACGGCAGCCGCCGGTGCCGCGGCCGCGCCAGCCGCTGGCGTGGCGCCCGCGCCGGCGGTCACGCCGAAGGCCCCGCCGGTGACGCCAAAGTCTGTCCCGGTTGCCCCGGCGTCGGGCGACAAGGCCGCGGTGGCGGGCAAGGCTGCTGCCGCCGCGACCCAGACGCCAGCGGTCGCGAAGCCGGGCGACGCGCCCGCCGACGCCACCGGCAAGTGCAAGGATGGCACGTTCACCAGCTCGAAGACGCACTCCGGCGCCTGCTCGCATCACGGCGGCGTCGCGGAGTGGTTCAAGTAGAGCGAGCCGTCTCGCCCGCGCCGGCAGCGATCGCCTGCCGGCGCGGCGTCACCGAGACCGAGGGCAGCCGCCGTGGCGGCGCTTCAGAGACTCACGTCACGAACATGGCGGAAATGAATCGCACGCGGCTCCTCGGATTTGTCAGAGCGCGGATTCTACGTGCAGCGCCGAACGCCCGAGGCTATTCCGGCGTGAAGCGAGACAGGCCTCGCCGCGCAGTCACGCGGTGACGCCGCCCGTGGACGTCTCGACCACGCGCTCCATCTCGACTTCGATGACGCCGTCGCGTTCGCGCACGCATGTTCGCCCCGTGGCCCGAAAGGCGTGGCGTTCGTAAACGCGCTGAGCGCGCAGATTTCCCTGCACCACCTGCAGGCGTACCATGCGTGCACCCTCTGCGTGTGCCCACGCGATGACCTCGGCAACCAGCGCGTCCGCCGCACCAGATCCGCGCATCATCGGATGCACCCACATCGCCATCAGGTTGACGACGGCCGGGGCTGTCGCGTCGCGGGCGCAGGCGACCAGCCCGCGCGCAACCTGCCCATCGTCCAGGACGAACGTCGCGCCCGGCGACAGCCACCGACGCCAGTCCTCGACCGTACGCGCAAGCTCGCGCTCGTACGTGGATCCGAACGCGTCCGGCGCGTCGGTCAGGGCCCGCAGACGGAGCTCCCGCAGGATCGCTTCGTCACCAATTCCGGCGCGGCGCGGCGTCACGCGCCACCTGCATCCGCGCGATAGCGCTGGCATCGACGGACGGCTGCGGCGGTCGACGTCGTCGACGGGTGCGTTCGTTTCCAGTCCGCGAAGCGAGCGACCTCGAAGCGCCGCCGGAACAGAGAAGCCATATCTGGTGCGCCGGTCACGACCGGATTCTAGAGCGCAGGCCTCGGAAGGCCAAAGGGCGGATTCGAACGCGATGGCAACACAGTGCGCGCGCGAGGTCGTCCCGACCTGAACAGCACCGGAAGGAGTACAATCCCCGACTGGCTGCCTCTCGATGCCCACCCTGCCGAACCGCCTGAAGCAGTGACCCTTCGATTCGCTGTCGTCGGCGCCGCGCGGTCTCTGTGAAAGGTTGCGTCCAGCCGCCGGCCGTCGTGATCGCGTCGCCAACCGGCGTCGCGGCCCTCTGGATCCCTCGTCGCGCCCAATGCTGAACCTCGTCGCCCCCGTCCTCCTCGCCCTCGGACAGCCCGCGCTCGGGGCGCAGGCACCGACGCAGCCCGCCCGCGCGTGGGCCGTCACGATCGGCGGCAGCGGCACCGAGGCTGCCGGCGCAGCCGCCGTAGATGGGGCAGGATACATCTACGTCGCGGGCACGACGGACTCGACGGATTTCCCGGTCACGAACGGCGCGGCGCAAACCGTGCGGCAGGGGGCGACCGACGCGTTCGTGGTCAAGCTGACGCCCGACGGCGGAACCGTGGTGTTCGCGACCTATCTCGGTGGCAGCGGCGACGAGTCCGTCTCGGGCATGGGCGTCGACGGCGCCGGCAACGTCTACCTCGGAGTCACCTCGACGTCGAACGACTATCCCGGGACGTCCTCTCCGTGTGGGTCCGCCTTGCCATGCGGCTACATCACGAAGCTGTCGGCCGACGGCCGATCGATCGGCTACGCCCTGCCGGTACCGGTCGGTTTCGCCGGCCCTTTCGCCAGGGCCGCGCTCGGCCGCGTGGTGGCGAGTGACAACGGTACGGTGTACTTCCGATGGACGCTGACGGAGTTCTGTGACCGGCAGATCCTCTCGCGGATCCCGCCCGACGGAACTGAGGTTCACGACCTGCTGGATTTCGGAGGAGACTGCGGGTCGCCGAGCGGCCTGGACGCGTTCGCCGAGGGTCCGGCGAACGGCGTCGTCACAGCGTTTCACGAAGGGACGCCCTGGCAACTCCACGTGGCGAGCATCGAGTCGAGCGGCACGACCGACTGGATTGCGGTGCGGGACGGGACTGCGGCCGTTGCGGCGCTGACCTCGGCCCAGGCCGGCGGCGGCTACGTGCTCGGCGCAAATCTGTTGCACCTGAGCGCGGACGGCGAGATCGACGGCTCGTCGCCGATGCAGGTGCCGGCGGACTGGTGGACGCCCGGGGCGTTGGTCGACGCACCGCTCCGCCAGGACGGATCCGGGCGCCTGCACACCGTGCTCTGCGGCACCTCGTGCCGCGCGGCGACGATCGATCCGACGGGGGCGCTGATCGCCTCGGCCATCGTCGACGGCGGCACCTCCTCCTGGGCGTATGCGTACGGACCGGCCGGGCAGCTCGCCGCGGTGGGCGATAGCGGCGGCGACGTCCGCGTCGCCCTCTACGGCGACGCCGTCATCAGCGATTTTTCCGGACCGGTCTCCGTGCGGTTCGATACCGGCGTCACCTGGACTGCACAGGCGATCAGGGCCGACGCCGAATACAAGTTCATCCGTCGGGATCCCGACGGCATCTGGCGGGTCGTACGCGACTGGTCCACCGTGCCGGCCTACAGCTGGTTTCCCACTTATGGCGACCTTGGCATACACGATCTGCAGGTGTGGTTGCGAACGCCGGGCTCGAGCGCCGTGTACGAAGACTGGCGCAGTGCCGAACTCACGGTGACCGACGGGCCGCTGCCAGCGATCACCGGCCTCACGCCGTCAGTCCAGTCGTTCCATGCGGGCGGACCAATCACGTGGACGGCAGACGCCGCCGGCGGCTACGGTGCCCCGCAGTTCGCCTTTCTCCGCTTGGACGCCGACGGCTGGCACCTCGCGCAGCCGTACAGCAGCGACAACTCATACACGTGGATTCCGAATCCGGCCGACCTCGGCGCGCACGCGCTGCAGGTGTGGGTGCGCAACCGGGATTCCCAGGCGACATACGAGGCCTGGCAGACCACGACCTTCACCGTCGAGGGCGCCGCACCGCTCACGGTGCAGATCGCGGCGCTCGGTCCGGTGCCAGCGGCCGATACGCGCGCGATCACATGGCGCGCCGTCACCACGGGCGGCGACGGGCCGCTGCAGTACGAGTTCTGGCGGATGAGCCCCGTGGGTTCGTGGTCGCTCGTGCAGGACTACAGCGCCAGCAACAACTATAGCTGGCGTCCGGGGCTGAACGTCAGCGGCACCTATGCGATTCAAGTCTGGGTGCGGAACAACGGGTCGACGGCACCCTACGACGCCTGGGCGGGCACCGGGGAATTCACGATTGCTTCGCCACCGACGTTGACGCTGGCGATCCAGTCGGAGCCGGTGTCACCGCTGGTCGCCGGTGCGTCCGCGTCGTGGAGCGCCATCACATCGACCGCCACCAGCACACCCATCGAATATCAGTTCGTCAGGCTCGACGCCGACGGCTGGCACATCGTCAGGCCGTACGACACCGATGCGGGGTCGGGTTCGTACAGGTGGACGCCCATCGCGGCCGACGCCGGGCCGCACGAGCTGCAGGTCTGGGCGCGGCGCGTCGGATCGCTGGA from Vicinamibacterales bacterium includes these protein-coding regions:
- a CDS encoding PEP-CTERM sorting domain-containing protein; the encoded protein is MWTGLDPPFGWDLTGARTSLGGITFSQTGGSFVQPGDPINLSNTLTVSANPFRTGPFEQTVNGVTYSGVFLSGTLNFSATPGTVTSADSVGFDTPFTMDGSLSLFQGDASNPFSPGSLLFTIPVEGRGTASLGLVPRAGMMAGTSVSYAFADPAASPTPEPATLTLLGSGVLVMVDRARRKRR
- a CDS encoding DUF3761 domain-containing protein, which codes for MAFGVPLLAQKPANAPATATAQCTDGTFSTAKTEQNACSKHGGVKTWFGPAAAAVKDTKKGATETKNADKTAAKTIETSKAAAATSTGAATGAGPKGSTGQCTDGSYTKAKTQTGACSQHGGVKTWFAAATAAAGAAAAPAAGVAPAPAVTPKAPPVTPKSVPVAPASGDKAAVAGKAAAAATQTPAVAKPGDAPADATGKCKDGTFTSSKTHSGACSHHGGVAEWFK
- a CDS encoding GNAT family N-acetyltransferase; translated protein: MTPRRAGIGDEAILRELRLRALTDAPDAFGSTYERELARTVEDWRRWLSPGATFVLDDGQVARGLVACARDATAPAVVNLMAMWVHPMMRGSGAADALVAEVIAWAHAEGARMVRLQVVQGNLRAQRVYERHAFRATGRTCVRERDGVIEVEMERVVETSTGGVTA
- a CDS encoding SBBP repeat-containing protein codes for the protein MLNLVAPVLLALGQPALGAQAPTQPARAWAVTIGGSGTEAAGAAAVDGAGYIYVAGTTDSTDFPVTNGAAQTVRQGATDAFVVKLTPDGGTVVFATYLGGSGDESVSGMGVDGAGNVYLGVTSTSNDYPGTSSPCGSALPCGYITKLSADGRSIGYALPVPVGFAGPFARAALGRVVASDNGTVYFRWTLTEFCDRQILSRIPPDGTEVHDLLDFGGDCGSPSGLDAFAEGPANGVVTAFHEGTPWQLHVASIESSGTTDWIAVRDGTAAVAALTSAQAGGGYVLGANLLHLSADGEIDGSSPMQVPADWWTPGALVDAPLRQDGSGRLHTVLCGTSCRAATIDPTGALIASAIVDGGTSSWAYAYGPAGQLAAVGDSGGDVRVALYGDAVISDFSGPVSVRFDTGVTWTAQAIRADAEYKFIRRDPDGIWRVVRDWSTVPAYSWFPTYGDLGIHDLQVWLRTPGSSAVYEDWRSAELTVTDGPLPAITGLTPSVQSFHAGGPITWTADAAGGYGAPQFAFLRLDADGWHLAQPYSSDNSYTWIPNPADLGAHALQVWVRNRDSQATYEAWQTTTFTVEGAAPLTVQIAALGPVPAADTRAITWRAVTTGGDGPLQYEFWRMSPVGSWSLVQDYSASNNYSWRPGLNVSGTYAIQVWVRNNGSTAPYDAWAGTGEFTIASPPTLTLAIQSEPVSPLVAGASASWSAITSTATSTPIEYQFVRLDADGWHIVRPYDTDAGSGSYRWTPIAADAGPHELQVWARRVGSLEPFEGWTSATSFRVLPPAPLTLVASGVPHVGLTTTWTAIPSNPSLGLLYRFLRQDGSGFHLVRDDEAYPQYSWTPGSADVGDHTLLVDGFTVPETTVLSASSTFTVEAPAPPSVEIDTLGPVPSAGIGGTVAWKADAIGDGAPYQYRFVRLDADGWHVVQDFSGADTYLWSPGDADAGAHVIQVWVRNAGSTAVYDAWATTGTFVIPAGR